The nucleotide window AGACAGGCTGTAGAATTAGTGCGTAATGGTTATATCGGAGAAATAAAAAGTATTAAAGTAAATATTGGTGCTCCACCGATTGCATATAATTTAGCGGAGGAAGTTACGCCTGCCGGTTTAGATTGGAAGAAGTGGCTTGGACCAAATGAATTTAAACCTTTTAATTCTGAACTAGCTCCACCTATTACAAAAGATGTTTATCCAAATTGGAGACTTTACAAAGAATTTGGAGGCGGAATGGTTACAGATTGGGGTGCTCACATGTTTGATATCGCCCAATGGGCTTTAGATATGGATAACAGTGGCCCGACTGAAGTTTTTGCACCAGATGCGAATCATGCGTTCCTTACGTATAAGTATAAAAATAATGTTATCATGACTCATGAAAAATGGGAATGGAACAATGCTGTATTGTTTACAGGTACCGAAGGTGAAATACGCATAGGTCGAGGTAAACTCGAAACAACTCCTGCATCGTTAAAGTCGCAAATAATTGGTGATAATCAGAAGCATGTTTACAAAAGTGAAAATCATTATAAAGATTTTTTGAATGCCATGCGCACCCGTGTTAAACCAATTTGTGATGTAGAAACCGGTCATCGTACAGCTACTGTTTGTAATATTGGTAATATTGCGTATCAGTTGAAACGACCATTAAAATGGAGCCCAGAAAAAGAAAAATTCGATAATGATTCAGAAGCCAATGCCTTATTGGGACGACCTATGTCCAATGAATGGGGAATAAAACTATAAGCAAGGAGCTCGATTATTAATTTTTTGGAGCAGAAAGATTAGGTGTTTTCAGGAAGATGGGTCCCGCTTTACGTTGCAATCTTGTTTGCCGAACCCCGGCAAACAAGGATTTCCACTACAATCGGGGCTAAAGAGAGAGATTTAGCATTTTTTTCATCATTCCCAAAAGAAAAAAATAATCGAACTTATAATTTTTTTAATAATTTCTTCAATAACTTTTTGATTAAACTCAAAAATTACGCATTTGCTACAAATTGCACGATTTTTTTTTTAAATTAAAAAAATCTGCGATAATCTGCGTAGTCTGCGTGAAAAAAAATCTACCAAAGTCCAATGCTGATTCAGGATATGCTTGTTTCTTTTGTGGGCTCTTGTATTAAGCTTTAGAAATGTAAAAAAAATGGCTTAATTTTACACTAAAATAATTAAAACGTATAAAGAATGGATTGGATTGTTGCCAAAGAATTTGAAGATATAACCTATAAAAAATGCAATGGTGTTGCTCGAATTGCATTTAACAGACCTAATGTTCGCAACGCTTTTAGACCAAAAACGACTTCCGAATTGTACCAGGCTTTCTATGATGCCCAAGAAGATACTTCTATAGGTGTGGTTTTGCTTTCTGCCGAAGGACCTTCTTCTAAGGATGGAGTGTATTCTTTTTGTAGTGGCGGAGATCAAAATGCCCGTGGACACCAAGGTTATGTTGGTGAAGATGGTCAACATCGTTTGAATATCCTTGAGGTTCAACGATTAATCCGTTTCATGCCCAAAGTTGTTATTGCTGTAGTTCCGGGTTGGGCCGTTGGCGGAGGACATAGTTTACATGTTGTTTGTGATATGACTTTGGCGAGTAAAGAACACGCCATTTTTAAACAAACCGATGCCGATGTAACAAGTTTTGATGGAGGATACGGTTCTGCATATTTAGCCAAAATGGTTGGACAGAAAAAAGCGCGTGAAATTTTCTTTTTAGGGCGAAATTATTCGGCTCAGGAGGCTTACGAGATGGGAATGGTTAATGCGGTTATTCCACATGCAGAATTGGAAGAAACGGCCTATCAATGGGCTCAGGAAATTTTGGCTAAATCGCCAACATCTATCAAAATGTTGAAATTTGCAATGAATCTTACTGATGACGGCATGGTGGGACAACAAGTGTTTGCCGGCGAAGCAACTAGACTTGCTTATATGACCGAAGAAGCCAAAGAAGGCAGAAATGCATTCCTAGAAAAACGCAAGCCTAATTTTGAAAAAAAATGGTTGCCATAAAAACAGTTTAAAAGTTTCAGGTTCTAAGTTTTAAACTTGAAACCTGAAACTTGAAACAAAAAAATGATGGAAGATTTTACAAACGAGACTATCGATACTAATCAACTGCCAAAATACGAGGAAGTTGAATTCTCTGTTTTGCATCCTGATTATTGGAAAGTGATTCTGATAAGTCTTGCCGTGTTTTTTTTGATAATTGGAATAGGAGGGTGCACTTTACTGTATTTTAATAAAGAGCTAAATCCGTTTATTTTGGAACTCAGTATTCTTTATGTGGTTTTATTGTTACTCGTAATTTTCTTTTCGAGATTAAGTTTTAAGAAAAAAGGATTTGCATTTCGCAATCATGATGTATTATTTAGATACGGAATTATCGCCACAAATACACTCGTAATTCCTTATAACAGAGTACAGCATGTGTCTTTACATGAAGGATTGCTTTCTCGTTTTTTTGGGTTGGCAAAAATTGAAATCTTTACAGCCGGGGGGAGTTCCAGTGATATTATGATTCCTGGAATCGAAAAAGAACAGGCTGAAAAAATCAAACAATTGTTGATGGGGAAAATTCAAAAACAATTATAATGAGTGCCGATTTTAATCAGCCACAGCGACAATCTATTGTGGGGATTTTGGTAATGTTTTTTTATTCCCTTCAAGTATATGCCAAGGCTTTATGGCCTATTTTGGTTGTTTGGATTTTTAAATTCAATGAGATTAATAAAGTTTATTTACTGCTGGGAACTCTGGTTGTTTTTTTAATAATTGGAATAGTTTCCTATTTGAAATATCTCAATTTTACATTTTATATCGATAAAGAAAATAATGAGTTTATTATAACTGAAGGCGTTTTTAACAAAACAAAAACAGCTATTCAGTTATTTAAAATTCAGCAGGTAAATATCAATCAGTCATTTATTCAAAAATTGGTTGGTGTTTACGAATTGGCTGTAGATACCGCTGGCTCCAATAAAAATGAGGGGAACATCAAGGCGATTTCCCATGATTTGGCTTTGGATTTAAAAGCCCGTTTATTGGAAAATGAAAATAAAATGGCTTTGGGTTTTAATGAAGATAGCAATGTTTCCAATGCTATTTCAATTGAAAAAAGCGATGTAGAAGTTCCGTTTATGAAAATCAGTTTTTTGAGCTTGCTCAAAATTGGTATTACGTCCAATTATGTAAAAAGCTTTTTTGTCTTATTGGCTTTTTTTATTTCGGTTTATGATCATATCAAACAAATAACAGGAAAAGACGTTTTAGATGATCAAAAAATTGAGGATTATGTTGATGGAAGCCAAATTACAATAGCATTATTGATTTTGTTCATCGTTTTCTTTTTGACTGTAATCATTATTAATTTGGTCAAAACAATTTTTACTTATTTTGATTATAAAATTTCGAGGCAAAAGGGTTCTTTATTAATGTCTTATGGTTTGTTGAATACTAAAAGTACTATTATAAAACCAGAGAAAGTCCAAATTACAAGTGTCACACAGAATTTTTTTCAAAAGAAAATGGATGTTTTGCATTTAAAAATAAAGCAGGCTACCGGAGGTGAAAAAGAAAACCAAAAACAGCATATTGAAATTCCGGGTTGCAATAAATGTGAAAAAG belongs to Flavobacterium gilvum and includes:
- a CDS encoding PH domain-containing protein; translation: MMEDFTNETIDTNQLPKYEEVEFSVLHPDYWKVILISLAVFFLIIGIGGCTLLYFNKELNPFILELSILYVVLLLLVIFFSRLSFKKKGFAFRNHDVLFRYGIIATNTLVIPYNRVQHVSLHEGLLSRFFGLAKIEIFTAGGSSSDIMIPGIEKEQAEKIKQLLMGKIQKQL
- a CDS encoding Gfo/Idh/MocA family protein, whose amino-acid sequence is MSNDKKENHLGASRRDFLKQSATALAGVIIVPRYVLGGNRPDGSRYIAPSDIISLGFIGCGKQGGILSNFFLSTNEIKIRAVSEVYKDKTEQMLNIIKKNQEKYQQGGNLNDIGVYTDFRELLSRKDIDAVVIATPDHWHAAMAVRAAEAGKDIYCEKPLSLTVKEGRAMVNATRKNNRIFQTGSMQRSWPEFRQAVELVRNGYIGEIKSIKVNIGAPPIAYNLAEEVTPAGLDWKKWLGPNEFKPFNSELAPPITKDVYPNWRLYKEFGGGMVTDWGAHMFDIAQWALDMDNSGPTEVFAPDANHAFLTYKYKNNVIMTHEKWEWNNAVLFTGTEGEIRIGRGKLETTPASLKSQIIGDNQKHVYKSENHYKDFLNAMRTRVKPICDVETGHRTATVCNIGNIAYQLKRPLKWSPEKEKFDNDSEANALLGRPMSNEWGIKL
- a CDS encoding 1,4-dihydroxy-2-naphthoyl-CoA synthase encodes the protein MDWIVAKEFEDITYKKCNGVARIAFNRPNVRNAFRPKTTSELYQAFYDAQEDTSIGVVLLSAEGPSSKDGVYSFCSGGDQNARGHQGYVGEDGQHRLNILEVQRLIRFMPKVVIAVVPGWAVGGGHSLHVVCDMTLASKEHAIFKQTDADVTSFDGGYGSAYLAKMVGQKKAREIFFLGRNYSAQEAYEMGMVNAVIPHAELEETAYQWAQEILAKSPTSIKMLKFAMNLTDDGMVGQQVFAGEATRLAYMTEEAKEGRNAFLEKRKPNFEKKWLP
- a CDS encoding PH domain-containing protein, whose product is MSADFNQPQRQSIVGILVMFFYSLQVYAKALWPILVVWIFKFNEINKVYLLLGTLVVFLIIGIVSYLKYLNFTFYIDKENNEFIITEGVFNKTKTAIQLFKIQQVNINQSFIQKLVGVYELAVDTAGSNKNEGNIKAISHDLALDLKARLLENENKMALGFNEDSNVSNAISIEKSDVEVPFMKISFLSLLKIGITSNYVKSFFVLLAFFISVYDHIKQITGKDVLDDQKIEDYVDGSQITIALLILFIVFFLTVIIINLVKTIFTYFDYKISRQKGSLLMSYGLLNTKSTIIKPEKVQITSVTQNFFQKKMDVLHLKIKQATGGEKENQKQHIEIPGCNKCEKDTILKLLFQKIPEKGVMLKPNFRKLGFSVFLTIGLPLLGFYFVRDFILEQFPTIDYLVLLYVVFAGIIQFFIFKNNRLYINNDFIILQSGAWDITNKIILPNKIQAITTSQLFWHKNINIGSLTLHTAGGDISFQLGNFTAIKQYVNLWLYEMETSDSNWM